CCATAAATCACCAAAAAATGAGAGGGTGTTATTTATGGCAATATAAAACCTCTTGCAAAAGTGCTTTTTGCACTCTTGTGGGAAAAGGGTAAAGGTTAAAGGGGAAGGGTTAAATACAAAACCTTTACCCTTTGCCCCTTCCCCTTTTCCCGACTTCTGCAAGAAGTCTATTAAGTAAGGGAAACACCCTCAAGGTATGGGCAAAGTTGCTCGGATGCTAATGGCTACTCCATTTACAACAGTGCAAAGCTGGTGGAGAAAAACCTTTTCTGCACCAACAACAGATGAAATCACTAGTCTTTACAGAGCTTGGCGTAACCGTTTTTTGTGGCAGAGATTACGTTTATGGTTATGGCTGGCGCTGATCTGTCTGTTGTCTTTTACTTTGCGAGATATTTACGGACTGTTTTTTCCTTTTGCAGAGTTGCAGCAATTACCAGAAGTACTTAGAACTCAGCGCTTGGTAATTAATGTTGCAATGCTTGCGAGTATAATTATTTGCTTTGCTTTACATAAAACTAAATTAGGTCGTCATCGTCCAGATTTATTATTTTTGGGATCTTCTTGGGCAATTAGTTTAGCGTCGCAGTTGTTTGCAACCATCAGAGGTTTTGCACTACCCGATACCATCGGCTGAGTCGCTGCTGTTCTTGAGCCAAGCTGTGTTGATGCCCGTCTGCTGGATTCTTCACTTGCTGACTCAAGTGAGTGTGCTGATTTACTATTTTGGTGTGAATACGGCACTTGGGCTAAAAACATCAATCCCCGAACATCCAGGAATATATAATGTCACATTCATTTTATACATTTTCTGGTTTTGTACTATATGTGACATCGGTGTTTATCTGTACGATCGCCTGCAACGTTCTGAATTTTTCGCCCGTCAAGAACTAGAATCTGCCTACCAAAAACTCAAGGTTGCCGAGGCTAAATATCGCAGCATTTTTGAAAACGCCGTTGAAGGGATTTTTCAAAGCAGTCCCAATGGACGTTACATTACGGCAAATCCTGCTTTAGCGAGGATTTATGGTTACTCCTTAGCGCAGGAGGTGACAGCAAATTTCACTGATATTGAACAATTGTACGTTGACCCGAACCGCCGCACAGAATTTGTACGCCTGATGGAAAAGTACGGCAGCGTTTCGGAGTTCGAGTCCCAAATTTATCGCCAAGACGGGAGTATTGTCTGGATTTCCGAAAAAGCCTACGCAGTCCGTGACGAACAGGGAAAACTGCTTTACTACGAAGGTTTGATTGAAGACATTACCCAGCGCAAGCAAACTGAAGAAGAACTACGAGTATTTTTCCATGCAGTTTCCCACGACTTACGCAACCCAGTTCTGGGTACTGTAATGGTGTTGAAAAATTTGCTGGCCCGTTCAGAGGAAAATATTTCGATTTCCCGCTCAATTTTAGAGCGGATGATTCAAAGTAGCGATCGCCAACTGAACTTAATTAATTCGTTGATGGAAACTCATATCAGCGAGGTGCAAGGTGTAGTTTTACAACGCCAACCCGTACAATTACTGGCAGTCGTCGAAGCTGCGATCGCAGATTTGGAGCCATTATTAGCACAAAATAAAGCCAAGCTCACAAATTTGGTATCCGCAGATTTGCCATTAGTGAATGCAGATCCCACGCAACTATGGCGAGTTTTTTCTAACTTAATCGTCAACGCCCTCAAACATAATCCCCCAGAACTGCTTTTAACAATCAATGCTACCCGTCAGGATGACATGATTTATTGTACTGTTACTGATAATGGCGTAGGAATTAGTCAACAACAAAGCGATCGGCTTTTTGACCTTTACTTTCGGGGTACAAGTCTCGGCAATTCTGTAAGTTTGGGATTAGGTTTGTATCTATGTAAGCAAATTATCCATGCTCACGGCGGCGAAATTGGCGTAAACAGTGCATTGGATGCAGGTGCAACATTTTGGTTTACATTACCTATTAGTAGCCCATTCACAGGATAAGGCTTCTAGTTTATTATGTCCGCTCAATTGCCCATTATACTTCTATTTCTTGTATGCAAAATGTTGGTTTACCCTGCGGGAAGCAAGCTACGTTCCTCAACTCAACCTACATATTTTTATTTTTTTGGGCTTAACTGAACCATATTACAATACGCCTGATATTATACAGGACTTACGCAAAATCATGAAAAAACGAACCACAGAGGGCGCAGAGGACACGGAGAAATAAGAGTTTCAGAGAGTTCTTGCGTAATATCATGTCCGCCAAATTACCCATAATAAAATAATCCCACCCCCAACCCCCTCCCCGCCTGCGGGGAGGGGAGACAAAGCACAGCTTTGGCGGGGTGGGGTTCTTCGGGTTTAATAAGCAATCAAGCGGACATGATATAAGTCCTAATTATATTCAGATAATTGTAATCAATTATTTGTATCATCTAGCATTTATGTTTCCATACATCTTCTCAAACTTGCTATTATTCAGGAAAAAATAAATGAATAGAACAACAAAATCCGGGTAAAAGTGGAGATGTTATCTCATCATCGCCTAACAAAGTCGCAACTAAAACCAACTGTGCTTTTTCTCGCCGATAAACTTCGACTTGTTTAGTAAACCGATCGACAATCCAATACTCACGCACGCCTTGAACTGAATATAGTTTCAGTTTTGCTTCTTTGTCTCGAAGTTCGTTTTGTTTACCTGGGGATAAAACCTCTACTACTAACTCTGGTGCGCCTGTCAAATGTCCCGCTTCATCCTCAATTTGCGCCAGTCGTTCTCGACTTACCCAAACTACATCTGGTATGACGCTATCTGCTTGTGAAAAAATCACTCCTGGAGCCACAATTGTTTCCCCTAAACCACTCGAATCTGACCAAACATCGAGTTGTCGGGCAATTTTAACACAAACTTGTTGATGACGGCGGTGAGGAGTGCGAGTCACAAAGAGTTCTCCATTAATAATTTCATAGCGCGTCCACTCATTTTCGGGTAAAAGCTCTAAATCGTGAATTGTCCAGCGTACTCCCTCAATGGCTTGGTTCATGATTATCCCCGTTTGGCTCATTGCCTTTGTTCAATTTTATCTTTTCTTCTGGTAAGGCAGATATGGTATTTAAATTAGAACCATAATGAAAAGCAAAAGTTCAAGTTAAACTCTGTATGCTGACGTTTACCCAACTGAAACCACCTAATCGCGATGCCGCAGTTACTTTTACTCTGGCGCTAACAGCAGAAGAACGCACCCGCAGTCGTCATCGCTTTGAAACTGAAGATGGTAAAGTTGTGTTTTTACATTTACCCAGAGGAACCGTCTTACACGATGGCGATATTCTGCAAGAAGAAAGCCATAGCAGTTTAATCAGAATTACTGCTAAACCAGAATTAGTTCTGACTGCCTTTGCCCAAACACCACTTTTATTATTACGGGCGGCATACCATCTGGGAAATCGCCATGTACCTGTAGAAATTACTCCAACTTATTTACGTTTGTCCTCAGATTCGGTTTTACGCACGATGTTGGAACAATTGGGATTAGAAGTTAAAGAGGAAATTTTACCGTTTCAGCCAGAATTAGGAGCTTATGGACAACACCATCATGCTCACTGATAGTCATCTTTTAAGTATTTTACAGTTGGCTAGCCCCGCTTTACCTGTGGGAGCATATAGTTATTCTGAAGGCTTGGAAATGCTAGTAGAAAATGGTACGATCGCTAACCACACAAATCTCAAAGATTGGTTAAAAGCAGAGTTGCTCTATGGAGCAATTCGGTTAGAGGCGGCGGTGATGGTGCGATCGCAGCAAGCTGTAAAAATAGGTGATGTTGAGTCGCTATGCCGTTGGAATCTCTGGTTATCCGCCGCTAGAGAAACAGAAGAATTACGCGCCTCTAGTTGGCAGATGGGGCGATCGCTGATCCAATTACTTGGTAAACTAGAACCTCAGATTATACCTATTGCTAATGCTGTGGGTAATCCTTGCAATTATGCGATCGCTTTTGGTATTGCCGTTGCCCATTGGCAAATCAGCATCCAAGCCGCATTACTGGGATATCTGCATAGTTGGGCAAGTAATTTAATTACTGCTGGCGTGAAACTTATCCCCCTTGGACAAACAGCAGGACAGCAGTTATTGCTAGATTTACAACCATTACTCAGTGCTGCGGCATTAGAAATTCTCGCGTTGGAAGATGATGAACTCGCCTGTTGTAGTTGGGGTTTGTCGCTAGCGAGTATGCAGCATGAAACGCAGTATACAAGGTTGTTTAGGAGTTAGGAGTTAGGAGTTAGGAGTTATGAATGCATTTAGGGTGGGAGTTGCTGGGCCAGTGGGTTCGGGGAAGACAGCTTTGGTGGATGCTTTGTGCAAGGGATTGCGTGAGCAATATCAGATTGCGGTGGTGACGAATGATATTTATACTCAAGAGGATGCTCAGTTTTTAGTGCGTTCTCAGGCGTTGGCTAGCGATCGCATTTTGGGTGTAGAGACTGGCGGTTGTCCTCATACTGCTATCCGCGAAGATGCTTCGATGAATTTGGCGGCAATTGAACAGTTAGAGGAACGTTTTCTCGATTTGGATTTGGTATTTTTGGAAAGTGGCGGCGATAATTTGGCTGCAACTTTTAGCCCCGAATTGGTGGATTTAACGATTTACGTAATCGATGTTGCGGCTGGTGATAAAATTCCCCGCAAGGGTGGCCTCGGCATTACTAAGTCTGATTTGTTGGTGATTAACAAAACTGATTTAGCACCATACGTTGGTGCAGATTTAAGTGTGATGGAACGAGATGCTAAAAAAATGCGCGGTGATAAACCTTTTATTTTTACTAATTTAAAAACTCAGTCTGGACTTGCAGATGTAATTAACTTTGTTTGCACAAATATCTGTTAAAAAGAATTTTATAACCCACGAAAAATTAGATCCCCGACTTTTTTGAGAAGTCGGGGATCTGGACAATGCGAATTTGTTTATAACCGCCCTTTCTATAAAGCCCGTAGATGCCGACTTCGCACCCGTTCTGCACTACCAGTAGGAATCGCAGCAATTAATTTTTGCGTGTATTCCTCTTTGGGTTTTTGGTAAATGCTTTCGGCTGTACCTTCTTCAACAATTTGACCGCGATTCATCACTAAAATGCGATCGCTCATAAATTTCACTACACTTAAATCGTGAGAAATAAAAATATAAGTAAGCTGAAAGTCTGACTGTAACTCTTTAAGAAGATTTAATACCTGCGCCTGTACAGAAACATCCAGCGCTGAAACTGATTCATCGCAGATGATAAACTTAGGATTCAATGCCAAAGAACGGGCTATGCAAATCCGTTGGCGTTGACCGCCGGAAAACTGATGCGGATAGCGGTTAATCGCATCTGCACTCAACCCCACTCGTTCTAAGAGTTCGACTACTCGCTGGCGTCGTTGTTGCTTGCTTTTGCCAACAGCGTGAATTAACAATGGTTCCATCACCGCATCGCCAACCTTCATGCGGGGATCGAGGGAACTGAAAGGGTTTTGAAAGACTATTTGCATTTCTCGCCGCAGTTTTTGCAATGCTTCTCCTTTGAGGCTAGTAATATCTTGTTTCTCAAAGATAATCTGACCACTCATCGGTTCAATTAATCGCAGCAAGGTTCTACCAAGGGTGGTTTTACCACAACCAGATTCTCCCACCAAACCTAGTGTTTCCCCTGGTTTAACATCAAAAGAAACGCCATTAACTGCCATATTGTAGCGTTTTGTCCCACCAAACACCCCGCGCACCGGAAAACCAACTTTCAGGTTGCGGATTTGCAGCAGGGGTTCCTTTTGATTAAAGTTTGCCAATCTTGCAGCAATCTCTTCAGTGGTGATTTCTGCGGGTTGTGCAGGTTCTTTCGCCTGAATTACTACTTGTCCCGTTGGTGTCTCTTCTGCACTCATATAGTCAGAAACAGTGAGTAATTTTTGGGGACGGCGGTTGAGTGTGGGGCGACAAGCTATCAAACCTTTAGTATATGGATGTTGGGGAGTGCTAAAAATTTGCCCAGAAGTACCAGATTCGACAACTTTACCTTTATACATCACCGCTACTTGGTCGGCAATTTCTGAAATTAGCCCCAAGTCGTGGGTAATGAAAATCATTGCCATGTCACGGCTTTGCTGCAATTCTCGCAACAAGTCCAAAATAGTCGCTTGCACCGTCACATCCAAGGCTGTGGTTGGTTCATCAGCAATTAAAATTAATGGGTTGCAAGAAATTGCCATTGCAATCATTACCCGTTGCAACTGACCCCCAGAAAGTTCATGGGGGTAGCGTTCCAGCATGGCTTCTTTGTGTTCTTTAACCAACTGTGCCAACTTTGATGGTTCTAGTTTCGATGAAGTTTCGGTATACTGCTGTTGGATCTCCTCATCGCTAGGTAGAAGTTTAACCTCTTGCAGACCTGCGATCGCAAT
This portion of the Nostoc sp. GT001 genome encodes:
- a CDS encoding Uma2 family endonuclease, translated to MNQAIEGVRWTIHDLELLPENEWTRYEIINGELFVTRTPHRRHQQVCVKIARQLDVWSDSSGLGETIVAPGVIFSQADSVIPDVVWVSRERLAQIEDEAGHLTGAPELVVEVLSPGKQNELRDKEAKLKLYSVQGVREYWIVDRFTKQVEVYRREKAQLVLVATLLGDDEITSPLLPGFCCSIHLFFPE
- the ureE gene encoding urease accessory protein UreE, translating into MLTFTQLKPPNRDAAVTFTLALTAEERTRSRHRFETEDGKVVFLHLPRGTVLHDGDILQEESHSSLIRITAKPELVLTAFAQTPLLLLRAAYHLGNRHVPVEITPTYLRLSSDSVLRTMLEQLGLEVKEEILPFQPELGAYGQHHHAH
- a CDS encoding urease accessory protein UreF — encoded protein: MDNTIMLTDSHLLSILQLASPALPVGAYSYSEGLEMLVENGTIANHTNLKDWLKAELLYGAIRLEAAVMVRSQQAVKIGDVESLCRWNLWLSAARETEELRASSWQMGRSLIQLLGKLEPQIIPIANAVGNPCNYAIAFGIAVAHWQISIQAALLGYLHSWASNLITAGVKLIPLGQTAGQQLLLDLQPLLSAAALEILALEDDELACCSWGLSLASMQHETQYTRLFRS
- the ureG gene encoding urease accessory protein UreG → MNAFRVGVAGPVGSGKTALVDALCKGLREQYQIAVVTNDIYTQEDAQFLVRSQALASDRILGVETGGCPHTAIREDASMNLAAIEQLEERFLDLDLVFLESGGDNLAATFSPELVDLTIYVIDVAAGDKIPRKGGLGITKSDLLVINKTDLAPYVGADLSVMERDAKKMRGDKPFIFTNLKTQSGLADVINFVCTNIC
- a CDS encoding ABC transporter ATP-binding protein; amino-acid sequence: MRETVLEVRNLQVEFPGDGNTVRALDGISFGLHRGETLGIVGESGSGKSVTALAVMGLLQTPGIVTGGEIWFRPQENGDPIDLVKLPPEQMQLHRGGDIAMIFQEPMSSLNPVYNIGFQLTEAIVRHQNVSAAQARQIAIAGLQEVKLLPSDEEIQQQYTETSSKLEPSKLAQLVKEHKEAMLERYPHELSGGQLQRVMIAMAISCNPLILIADEPTTALDVTVQATILDLLRELQQSRDMAMIFITHDLGLISEIADQVAVMYKGKVVESGTSGQIFSTPQHPYTKGLIACRPTLNRRPQKLLTVSDYMSAEETPTGQVVIQAKEPAQPAEITTEEIAARLANFNQKEPLLQIRNLKVGFPVRGVFGGTKRYNMAVNGVSFDVKPGETLGLVGESGCGKTTLGRTLLRLIEPMSGQIIFEKQDITSLKGEALQKLRREMQIVFQNPFSSLDPRMKVGDAVMEPLLIHAVGKSKQQRRQRVVELLERVGLSADAINRYPHQFSGGQRQRICIARSLALNPKFIICDESVSALDVSVQAQVLNLLKELQSDFQLTYIFISHDLSVVKFMSDRILVMNRGQIVEEGTAESIYQKPKEEYTQKLIAAIPTGSAERVRSRHLRAL